A window from Citrobacter amalonaticus encodes these proteins:
- a CDS encoding putative hemolysin, whose amino-acid sequence MRAAFWVGCAALLLSACSSDNEPVQQATAAHVAPGLKASMTSSGEANCAMIGGSLSVARQLDGSAIGMCALPNGKRCSEQSLAAGSCGSY is encoded by the coding sequence ATGCGCGCAGCGTTTTGGGTAGGATGTGCCGCGTTATTGTTGTCGGCTTGCAGCAGTGACAATGAACCTGTTCAGCAGGCGACAGCAGCGCATGTCGCACCGGGTTTAAAAGCATCGATGACCAGTTCCGGTGAGGCAAATTGCGCCATGATAGGCGGTTCACTTTCCGTTGCCCGTCAGTTAGACGGATCGGCAATTGGTATGTGCGCGCTTCCCAACGGCAAACGTTGCAGTGAACAATCCCTCGCCGCGGGAAGCTGTGGTAGCTATTAA
- a CDS encoding C40 family peptidase, whose translation MSEFAQWRGTDYRWGGDSRNGIDCSAFTRRIIASVIHRRLPRTAQEQSRMGQKVSQRELKVGDLVFFKTEPNVHHVGVYIGNDSFIHASSSQGVTMSHLSNQYWQAHYLTARRVSA comes from the coding sequence ATGAGTGAATTTGCGCAGTGGAGAGGAACCGATTACCGCTGGGGAGGTGACAGTCGCAATGGTATTGATTGTTCGGCGTTCACGCGCAGAATTATTGCCTCGGTTATCCATAGACGCTTGCCGCGTACCGCGCAGGAGCAAAGTCGTATGGGGCAGAAAGTCAGTCAGCGTGAGCTGAAAGTCGGCGATCTGGTGTTTTTTAAGACGGAGCCGAACGTGCATCACGTTGGCGTTTATATCGGCAATGACTCCTTTATACATGCCTCCAGCTCGCAAGGCGTGACAATGTCACATTTGTCGAATCAGTACTGGCAGGCGCACTATTTGACCGCTCGCCGGGTGAGCGCATAA
- the nifJ gene encoding pyruvate:ferredoxin (flavodoxin) oxidoreductase, whose protein sequence is MITIDGNGAVASVAFRTSEVIAIYPITPSSTMAEQADAWAGNGLKNIWGDTPRVVEMQSEGGAIATVHGALQTGALATSFTSSQGLLLMIPTLYKLAGQLTPFVLHVAARTVATHALSIFGDHSDVMAVRQTGCAMLCAASVQEAQDFALISQIATLKSRVPFIHFFDGFRTSHEINKIIPLADDTIRGLMPQAEIDAHRARALNPEHPVIRGTSANPDTYFQSREATNPWYDAVYDHVEQAMNDFAAATGRQYQPFEYYGHPQAERVIILMGSAIGTSEEVVDELLTRGEKVGVLKVRLFRPFSAKHLLRALPESVRAVAVLDRTKEPGAQAEPLYLDVMTALAEAFNGGERETLPRMIGGRYGLSSKEFGPDCVLAVFNELRQAKPKPRFTVGIYDDVTNLSLPLPDNTLPTTAKLEALFYGLGSDGSVSATKNNIKIIGNSTPWYAQGYFVYDSKKAGGLTVSHLRVSEQPIRSAYLISQADFVGCHQLQFIDKYQMAERLKPGGIFLLNTPYPADEVWSRLPQEVQAVLNQKKARFYVINAAKIARECGLAARINTVMQMAFFHLTQILPGDSALAELQGAIAKSYSSKGQDLVERNWQALALARESVAEVPLQAVDPHSAHRPPVVSDAAPDFVKTVTAAMLAGLGDALPVSALPPDGTWPMGTTRWEKRNIAEAIPIWKEELCTQCNHCVAACPHSAIRAKVVSPEAMENAPASLHSLDVKSRDMRGQKYVLQVAPEDCTGCNLCVEVCPAKDRQNPEIKAINMLSRLEHVEEEKVNYDFFLSLPEIDRNKLERIDIRTSQLITPLFEYSGACSGCGETPYIKLLTQLYGDRMLIANATGCSSIYGGNLPSTPYTTDANGRGPAWANSLFEDNAEFGLGFRLTVDQHRLRVLRLLEQFADQIPAELNDALHTDATPDVRREQVAALRQHLKDVDGARELLTDADALVEKSIWLIGGDGWAYDIGFGGLDHVMSLTENVNILVLDTQCYSNTGGQASKATPLGAVTKFGEHGKRKARKDLGVSMMMYGHVYVAQISLGAQLNQTVKAIQEAEAYPGPSLIIAYSPCEEHGYDLALSHDQMRQLTATGFWPLYRFDPRRADEGKLPLALDSRPPSDALAETLLNEQRFRRLNAQQPEVAEQLWKDAAADLQKRYDFLAQLAGKAEKTSTD, encoded by the coding sequence ATGATTACTATTGACGGTAATGGTGCAGTCGCTTCGGTGGCGTTTCGTACCAGTGAAGTTATCGCCATCTACCCCATTACGCCCAGTTCAACGATGGCTGAACAGGCTGACGCCTGGGCAGGCAACGGGCTGAAAAACATCTGGGGAGATACACCGCGCGTCGTCGAAATGCAGTCGGAAGGCGGTGCAATAGCGACCGTTCACGGTGCGCTGCAAACCGGCGCGCTTGCCACCTCCTTTACCTCTTCACAGGGGTTACTGCTGATGATCCCCACGCTGTACAAACTGGCGGGACAATTAACCCCCTTTGTACTGCATGTCGCCGCCCGTACCGTGGCAACCCACGCGTTGTCGATTTTTGGCGATCATTCAGACGTCATGGCGGTCCGCCAGACCGGCTGCGCCATGCTGTGCGCCGCAAGCGTACAGGAGGCGCAGGACTTCGCGCTGATCTCGCAAATCGCGACCCTGAAAAGCCGGGTTCCCTTTATTCACTTCTTTGATGGTTTCCGCACTTCGCATGAAATCAACAAAATCATCCCGCTGGCAGATGACACGATTCGCGGCCTGATGCCGCAGGCTGAAATTGATGCACATCGCGCCCGGGCGCTCAACCCAGAGCACCCGGTGATCCGCGGCACCTCAGCGAATCCCGATACGTATTTCCAGTCCCGCGAGGCGACCAACCCGTGGTATGACGCGGTATACGATCATGTCGAACAGGCGATGAATGATTTCGCTGCCGCAACCGGTCGTCAGTATCAGCCGTTCGAATATTACGGTCATCCGCAGGCCGAACGGGTCATCATTCTGATGGGTTCTGCTATCGGCACCAGCGAAGAAGTGGTTGACGAACTGCTGACGCGCGGCGAGAAAGTCGGGGTGCTGAAAGTCCGCCTGTTCCGCCCCTTCTCAGCTAAACATCTGCTGCGGGCCTTGCCTGAATCCGTCCGCGCGGTTGCCGTGCTCGATCGCACCAAAGAACCGGGTGCCCAGGCCGAACCCCTGTATCTCGACGTGATGACCGCGCTGGCGGAAGCATTCAACGGCGGTGAGCGTGAAACGTTGCCGCGCATGATTGGCGGCCGTTATGGTCTCTCGTCAAAAGAGTTTGGCCCGGACTGCGTGCTCGCGGTCTTTAATGAACTGCGCCAGGCAAAACCCAAACCGCGCTTCACCGTTGGTATCTACGATGATGTCACCAACCTGTCGTTGCCATTGCCTGATAACACCTTGCCGACGACGGCGAAGCTGGAAGCACTATTTTACGGTCTCGGCAGTGACGGCAGCGTTTCGGCGACCAAGAACAACATCAAGATCATCGGTAATTCAACGCCGTGGTATGCCCAGGGCTACTTCGTGTATGACTCCAAAAAGGCAGGCGGTCTGACGGTGTCTCACCTGCGCGTGAGTGAACAGCCGATCCGCTCTGCTTACCTGATCTCACAGGCCGATTTTGTCGGCTGTCACCAGCTGCAGTTTATCGATAAATACCAGATGGCTGAACGACTGAAGCCTGGTGGTATTTTCCTGCTGAATACGCCGTATCCCGCAGATGAGGTCTGGTCACGCTTGCCACAGGAAGTACAGGCGGTACTGAACCAGAAGAAAGCGCGTTTTTACGTCATTAATGCGGCGAAAATCGCCCGTGAATGTGGCCTGGCGGCACGGATTAACACCGTCATGCAGATGGCGTTTTTTCATCTGACTCAAATTCTGCCGGGCGATAGCGCGCTGGCTGAACTTCAGGGGGCAATTGCCAAAAGTTACAGCAGCAAAGGTCAGGACCTGGTGGAACGCAACTGGCAGGCACTGGCGCTGGCGCGCGAGTCTGTTGCTGAAGTGCCGCTGCAGGCGGTTGATCCGCACAGCGCCCACCGTCCTCCGGTGGTGTCTGACGCCGCGCCTGATTTTGTGAAGACGGTGACCGCGGCAATGCTCGCGGGGCTCGGCGATGCCCTTCCCGTCTCTGCGCTACCGCCCGACGGCACCTGGCCTATGGGTACCACCCGCTGGGAGAAACGCAACATCGCCGAAGCGATCCCCATCTGGAAAGAGGAGCTTTGCACTCAGTGTAACCACTGCGTTGCGGCCTGCCCGCACTCGGCTATTCGTGCCAAAGTGGTTTCGCCGGAAGCAATGGAGAATGCTCCCGCCAGCCTGCATTCGCTGGATGTGAAATCACGCGATATGCGCGGACAGAAATACGTTCTGCAGGTCGCGCCGGAAGACTGCACCGGCTGTAATCTGTGTGTGGAAGTGTGCCCGGCGAAAGACCGTCAGAATCCGGAAATCAAGGCCATCAATATGCTGTCGCGCCTTGAGCACGTCGAAGAAGAGAAAGTGAATTATGACTTTTTCCTCAGTCTGCCGGAAATTGACCGCAATAAACTCGAACGCATTGATATTCGTACCTCTCAGTTGATTACGCCGCTGTTTGAATATTCCGGTGCCTGTTCCGGCTGTGGCGAAACGCCGTATATCAAGTTACTGACCCAACTCTATGGCGACAGAATGCTGATTGCCAACGCCACGGGGTGTTCGTCAATTTACGGTGGGAACCTGCCTTCCACACCGTACACAACCGATGCCAATGGGCGCGGTCCCGCATGGGCAAACTCGCTGTTTGAGGATAACGCAGAGTTCGGTCTGGGCTTTCGTCTGACTGTCGATCAGCATCGCTTACGCGTGCTGCGTCTGCTCGAACAGTTTGCCGACCAGATCCCGGCTGAACTGAACGACGCTTTACATACCGATGCGACCCCTGACGTGCGTCGTGAGCAAGTTGCCGCGCTGCGTCAGCATCTGAAGGATGTCGATGGTGCACGTGAACTGCTCACCGACGCCGATGCGCTGGTTGAAAAATCCATCTGGCTGATCGGCGGCGATGGCTGGGCCTACGATATTGGCTTCGGCGGGCTGGATCATGTAATGAGCCTGACTGAAAACGTCAATATTCTGGTGCTGGATACGCAGTGCTACTCCAACACGGGCGGTCAGGCCTCGAAAGCCACACCGCTTGGCGCGGTAACGAAATTTGGTGAGCACGGCAAACGGAAGGCGCGTAAAGATCTGGGCGTCAGCATGATGATGTACGGTCATGTCTATGTCGCACAGATTTCGCTCGGGGCGCAACTCAACCAGACCGTGAAGGCGATTCAGGAAGCGGAAGCGTATCCTGGTCCGTCGCTGATCATCGCCTACAGCCCGTGTGAAGAACACGGCTATGACCTCGCACTGAGTCACGATCAGATGCGTCAGTTGACGGCGACCGGCTTCTGGCCACTCTACCGCTTTGACCCACGTCGTGCGGATGAGGGCAAATTGCCGCTGGCGCTGGACTCTCGCCCGCCGTCAGATGCGCTGGCAGAGACATTACTCAACGAGCAGCGTTTCCGTCGCCT
- a CDS encoding 2-hydroxyacid dehydrogenase has product MKLAVYSTKQYDKKYLQQVNEAFGFELEFFDFLLTEKTAKTAHGCEAVCIFVNDDGSRPVLEELKNHGVKYIALRCAGFNNVDLDAAKELGLQVVRVPAYSPEAVAEHAVGMMMTLNRRIHRAYQRTRDANFSLEGLTGFTMHGKTAGVIGTGKIGIAALRILKGFGMRLLAFDPYPSAAALELGVEYVDLPTLFAESDVISLHCPLTPENYHLLNHAAFDQMKNGVMVINTSRGALIDSQAAIEALKNQKIGSLGMDVYENERDLFFEDKSNDVIQDDVFRRLSACHNVLFTGHQAFLTAEALTSISETTLQNLQQLANGETCPNALF; this is encoded by the coding sequence ATGAAACTCGCCGTCTACAGTACAAAACAGTACGACAAAAAGTACCTGCAGCAGGTTAACGAAGCCTTTGGTTTTGAACTTGAATTCTTTGATTTTCTGTTGACGGAGAAAACGGCTAAAACCGCTCATGGCTGCGAGGCGGTTTGTATTTTCGTGAACGATGATGGCAGTCGCCCGGTGCTCGAAGAACTGAAAAATCATGGCGTTAAGTACATTGCTTTGCGTTGCGCGGGGTTCAATAACGTCGATCTGGATGCGGCAAAAGAGTTAGGTCTGCAGGTCGTTCGTGTCCCGGCCTATTCTCCGGAAGCCGTCGCGGAACATGCGGTGGGCATGATGATGACGCTGAACCGCCGTATTCACCGCGCTTATCAGCGTACCCGTGATGCCAACTTCTCACTGGAAGGATTAACCGGCTTCACGATGCACGGAAAAACGGCGGGGGTGATTGGTACCGGGAAGATCGGCATCGCGGCCCTGCGTATTCTGAAAGGCTTTGGAATGCGTCTGCTGGCGTTTGATCCGTACCCCAGCGCAGCTGCGCTCGAACTCGGCGTGGAGTATGTTGATTTGCCGACGCTGTTCGCCGAATCCGATGTGATTTCACTGCACTGCCCGTTAACGCCGGAAAACTATCACCTGCTGAACCATGCCGCGTTTGATCAGATGAAAAATGGCGTGATGGTAATCAACACCAGTCGTGGCGCCCTGATCGATTCTCAGGCGGCGATTGAAGCGCTGAAAAATCAGAAAATAGGTTCACTGGGGATGGACGTTTACGAAAACGAGCGCGATCTGTTCTTCGAAGATAAGTCGAACGACGTTATCCAGGATGATGTTTTCCGTCGCCTGTCGGCCTGTCATAACGTCCTGTTTACCGGGCATCAGGCTTTCCTCACCGCTGAAGCGTTGACCAGTATTTCTGAGACTACGCTGCAAAATTTACAACAGTTAGCGAACGGAGAAACCTGCCCTAACGCCCTGTTCTGA
- the hslJ gene encoding heat shock protein HslJ: MKKVIALVALSLLVAGCVSNGKVSVSREQLQHHRFVLESVDGKPVNATGHPLELSFGEKMMISGNMCNRFNGQASLSDGALKVKEMAMTRMMCANPQLNELDNTLSTMLKQGAQVDLTANQLTLATAEHTLSYKLADLM; encoded by the coding sequence ATGAAGAAGGTCATAGCGCTGGTTGCGCTGAGCCTGCTGGTTGCAGGTTGTGTAAGCAACGGAAAAGTATCGGTCAGCCGTGAGCAATTACAGCATCACCGCTTTGTGCTGGAGAGCGTAGACGGTAAACCGGTCAATGCAACGGGTCATCCGCTTGAACTGAGTTTTGGCGAAAAGATGATGATTTCGGGCAATATGTGTAATCGCTTCAACGGTCAGGCATCACTTTCTGACGGTGCATTGAAAGTAAAAGAGATGGCGATGACCCGAATGATGTGCGCCAATCCCCAGCTCAACGAGCTGGACAATACCCTCAGCACCATGCTGAAACAGGGCGCACAAGTAGACCTGACCGCCAACCAGCTCACCCTGGCCACAGCGGAACATACGTTAAGCTATAAGCTTGCCGATTTAATGTAG